From one Sorangium aterium genomic stretch:
- the tadA gene encoding tRNA adenosine(34) deaminase TadA, producing MDDGAELLLSPVAQLEEPASVDALWMREALAEAEAAAGAGDVPVGALIVDATGTVLARGRNRREVDQDPTGHAEVDALRAAARRLGHWRLEGATVYATLEPCPMCAGALVNARIARLVYGCPDPKAGAVDTLFAIGRDNRLNHRFAVTSGVLADECAGVLRAFFAKLRTAASKR from the coding sequence ATGGATGACGGAGCGGAATTGCTCCTCTCCCCTGTGGCACAGCTGGAGGAACCAGCGAGCGTCGATGCGCTGTGGATGCGCGAGGCGCTCGCTGAGGCCGAGGCTGCGGCAGGTGCCGGTGACGTCCCCGTGGGGGCGCTCATCGTCGATGCGACGGGGACGGTGCTGGCGCGCGGTCGAAACCGCCGCGAGGTCGATCAGGATCCGACCGGCCACGCCGAGGTGGACGCGCTGCGGGCGGCGGCCAGGCGGCTTGGTCATTGGCGGCTCGAAGGGGCGACGGTCTACGCGACGCTGGAGCCGTGTCCCATGTGCGCGGGCGCGCTCGTCAATGCCAGGATTGCGCGCCTCGTCTACGGCTGCCCGGACCCGAAGGCGGGAGCTGTCGACACGCTGTTCGCGATCGGGCGCGACAACCGGCTCAACCATCGCTTCGCGGTCACCTCGGGCGTGCTCGCGGACGAGTGCGCCGGCGTGCTCCGCGCGTTCTTCGCGAAGCTCCGGACCGCCGCCTCGAAGCGCTGA
- a CDS encoding peptidylprolyl isomerase: MGASDVAVDSVARIAAAQQIPPAQARDAAVRDALWAAEARARGLEQEPDVQREISLVLARRMLHGLKEEAANAGPVTDDELRVATERHWLDLDRPEGYRTVHAVVKLSEDAGEATRDKAKAIADAIRTAVSSSREVAQRTEPPRAAGAPQPPPDPAAEAFISAAKGVPAEGFEVVAQALAPVTEAGRVLTPEPQQFDPAFSRAAASLVARGDLTAPIKSAFGVHVIMLLERIPAQVVPVEERRGLVRDEVVADRARAAQSRLLEVARREPKFAGPVDALLELVRIEP, translated from the coding sequence GTGGGCGCGAGCGACGTCGCCGTCGACTCGGTAGCTCGCATCGCGGCGGCGCAGCAGATCCCGCCTGCGCAGGCCCGGGACGCGGCGGTCCGCGACGCGCTCTGGGCCGCCGAGGCACGAGCCCGCGGCCTCGAACAGGAGCCCGACGTGCAGCGCGAGATCAGCCTGGTGCTCGCCCGTCGCATGCTCCACGGCCTGAAAGAAGAGGCGGCGAACGCCGGCCCGGTGACCGACGACGAGCTGCGCGTCGCCACCGAGCGCCACTGGCTCGATCTCGATCGTCCCGAGGGGTACCGCACCGTGCACGCCGTCGTGAAGCTCTCGGAAGACGCTGGCGAGGCCACCCGTGACAAGGCGAAGGCGATCGCCGACGCCATCCGGACGGCCGTGTCGTCTTCGCGCGAGGTCGCTCAGCGCACCGAGCCGCCCCGCGCCGCGGGGGCACCGCAACCGCCCCCCGATCCGGCTGCAGAGGCGTTCATCAGCGCCGCGAAGGGCGTCCCCGCCGAGGGCTTCGAGGTCGTGGCGCAGGCGCTCGCGCCGGTGACGGAGGCGGGCCGCGTGCTCACGCCGGAGCCGCAGCAGTTTGACCCCGCTTTCTCCCGCGCGGCCGCGTCCCTCGTCGCGCGCGGCGATCTCACCGCACCGATCAAATCGGCCTTCGGCGTGCATGTCATCATGCTCCTCGAGCGCATCCCGGCGCAGGTGGTGCCTGTCGAGGAGCGGCGCGGCCTTGTGCGCGACGAGGTCGTGGCGGACCGCGCGCGCGCCGCCCAGTCGAGGTTGCTCGAGGTGGCACGGCGCGAGCCGAAGTTCGCGGGGCCCGTCGACGCGCTCCTCGAGCTCGTGCGGATCGAGCCATGA
- the ttcA gene encoding tRNA 2-thiocytidine(32) synthetase TtcA, producing the protein MQLRRKLARAMGRAITDFDMIADGDRILCAVSGGKDSYAMHALLVDLARRAPVRFSVIAVNIDQGHPGYPGHLLTDYMAAGGHEFRMISEDTYSIVTEKIPENKTYCSLCSRLRRGILYRIARELGCSKIALGHHRDDAVTTLLLNLIFAGQLKSMPPKLISDDGDNIVIRPLIYCAEAELAAFAAEERFPIIPCDLCGSQENLQRKAVSQLLAELDARHPGTRQSMLAALGNVRPSHLFDTGLWKRLGLEVAREEGSATDEAGAGAPAPDVLPVGNLLRNLA; encoded by the coding sequence GTGCAACTCCGCCGCAAGCTCGCGCGCGCCATGGGGCGCGCCATCACCGACTTCGACATGATCGCCGACGGCGATCGGATCCTCTGTGCTGTCTCGGGGGGCAAGGACAGCTACGCAATGCACGCGCTCCTCGTCGACCTCGCGCGGCGCGCGCCGGTCCGGTTCAGCGTGATCGCGGTCAACATCGACCAAGGGCACCCTGGCTACCCGGGACACCTCCTCACCGACTACATGGCGGCGGGCGGCCACGAGTTCCGGATGATCTCCGAGGACACCTACTCGATCGTCACCGAGAAGATCCCCGAGAACAAGACGTACTGCTCCCTCTGCTCCCGCCTGCGCCGGGGCATCCTGTACCGCATCGCGCGCGAGCTCGGCTGCTCGAAGATCGCCCTCGGCCACCACCGTGACGACGCCGTGACGACGCTGCTCCTGAACCTGATCTTCGCGGGTCAGCTGAAATCGATGCCGCCGAAGCTCATCTCCGACGACGGCGACAACATCGTGATCCGTCCGCTGATCTACTGCGCCGAGGCCGAGCTCGCCGCGTTCGCCGCCGAGGAGCGGTTCCCGATCATCCCCTGCGACCTGTGCGGGTCCCAGGAGAACCTCCAGCGCAAGGCGGTGAGCCAGCTCCTCGCGGAGCTCGACGCGCGCCACCCCGGGACGCGGCAGAGCATGCTCGCCGCCCTCGGCAATGTGCGCCCGAGCCACCTCTTCGACACGGGCCTTTGGAAGCGGCTCGGGCTCGAGGTCGCCCGGGAAGAGGGGAGCGCAACCGACGAAGCAGGCGCGGGTGCGCCAGCGCCGGACGTGCTGCCCGTGGGCAACCTCCTGAGAAACCTGGCCTAG
- a CDS encoding redoxin domain-containing protein has product MYLASSRRGRAWRALLAATLVSLSGAALLGGAPRAAAEEASRRAWLGVELEPGPAGGVVAKHVINSSPAAKAGILDGDQVLAADGVQIDEPKQLVARVALAGPGNVVNLRIRRGGRERDVAPTLVPFPGHDQILRLDKIGTFAPAWKPLTTVGGAVPANIGALRGNVVLLDFWATWCAPCRLMAPQLSAWHAAYAAQGLRVLGVTTDEVGVATKTAQALSMRYAVAADASESTSAAYGVKALPTMFVIDKKGVIRDVVVGYDPTRHAEVEKLLKALLAEPAPAP; this is encoded by the coding sequence ATGTACCTGGCCTCTTCCAGGCGAGGCCGCGCATGGCGCGCCCTCCTGGCCGCCACGCTGGTGTCGCTGTCGGGCGCTGCGCTGCTGGGAGGCGCCCCACGCGCAGCCGCCGAGGAGGCGTCCCGCCGCGCCTGGCTGGGCGTGGAGCTGGAGCCAGGGCCGGCCGGGGGGGTGGTCGCGAAGCACGTCATCAACAGCTCGCCGGCGGCGAAGGCGGGCATCTTGGACGGGGACCAGGTCCTCGCGGCGGACGGCGTGCAGATCGACGAGCCAAAGCAGCTCGTCGCGCGTGTCGCGCTCGCGGGGCCTGGAAACGTGGTGAACCTCCGGATCCGGCGCGGCGGTCGAGAGCGAGACGTCGCGCCGACGCTGGTGCCGTTCCCGGGGCACGATCAGATCCTCCGCCTCGACAAGATCGGCACGTTCGCGCCAGCCTGGAAGCCGCTCACCACCGTCGGAGGGGCCGTCCCGGCGAACATCGGGGCCCTGCGCGGAAACGTGGTGCTGCTCGATTTCTGGGCGACCTGGTGCGCGCCGTGCCGCTTGATGGCCCCGCAGCTCTCGGCGTGGCACGCGGCGTACGCCGCGCAGGGGCTGCGGGTCCTGGGCGTGACGACCGACGAGGTCGGCGTCGCGACGAAGACAGCGCAGGCCCTCTCGATGCGCTATGCGGTCGCGGCAGACGCGTCGGAGTCGACCTCCGCGGCCTACGGCGTCAAGGCGCTCCCCACCATGTTCGTGATCGACAAGAAGGGCGTCATCCGGGACGTGGTGGTCGGGTACGACCCGACCCGGCACGCCGAGGTCGAGAAGCTCCTGAAGGCGCTGCTCGCGGAGCCCGCGCCGGCGCCGTAG
- a CDS encoding VWA domain-containing protein yields MLLAIDEFLWALRRDGFAVSTAQAIDVTRACALVGFGDRGALRDAIGAVVVERAADLRRYRACFDRFFSPEGAHVGDLWGRLRERGFSDGELSALRDLLSAAAERSGASGDAIAFQALAGTAGELDRALQAAGIARVLAPMTSSLQVGFFAQRVMDQLGVPAVASALRRIRSALEEALGEERGRALAEALAAELERMRHRVREHVTLSLRRFEGEEPAAEGRMDVPFASLGEGEMEEVRRAVKELSQRLRGAERLRRRRARRGRIDPHRTLRRSLQTGGVPFQPARRARRRDKPRLMILCDVSDSVRVAARFMLEFVCAAQELFDRTRSFVFVSELAETTELFEALPAGSALDRIQRGEVVSRAHNSNYGRALLAFEERHGRDVDRRVTLVILGDGRTNYFADEAEVVRRLRDRARALLWLCPEGPGAWGTGDSAMPRYAAASTKVLVARTARELESAAREVVARRA; encoded by the coding sequence ATGCTCCTCGCCATCGACGAGTTCCTCTGGGCGCTGCGCCGCGACGGCTTCGCCGTCTCGACGGCGCAGGCCATCGATGTCACGCGCGCGTGCGCCCTCGTCGGGTTCGGCGACCGTGGGGCGCTGCGCGACGCCATCGGCGCGGTGGTCGTCGAGCGCGCCGCCGATCTCCGCCGGTACCGCGCCTGCTTCGACCGCTTCTTCTCCCCCGAGGGCGCGCACGTCGGCGATCTGTGGGGGCGCCTGCGGGAGCGAGGGTTCTCGGATGGGGAGCTCTCCGCCCTGCGCGATCTGCTCAGCGCGGCGGCGGAGCGGAGCGGCGCCTCGGGCGACGCGATCGCGTTCCAGGCGCTCGCAGGGACCGCAGGGGAGCTCGACCGAGCGCTCCAGGCAGCCGGGATCGCGCGCGTTCTCGCGCCGATGACGAGCTCGCTCCAGGTCGGGTTCTTCGCGCAGCGGGTGATGGATCAGCTCGGGGTGCCGGCCGTCGCCAGCGCGCTGCGGCGGATCCGGAGCGCGCTCGAGGAGGCGCTCGGCGAGGAGCGGGGGAGGGCCCTCGCGGAGGCGCTCGCCGCGGAGCTGGAGCGGATGCGGCACCGCGTGCGCGAGCACGTGACGCTGTCGCTCCGGCGCTTCGAGGGCGAAGAGCCAGCTGCCGAGGGCCGCATGGATGTGCCGTTCGCCTCGCTCGGCGAGGGCGAGATGGAGGAGGTGCGTCGCGCCGTGAAAGAGCTGTCCCAGCGACTGCGCGGCGCGGAGCGGCTCCGCAGGCGCCGCGCGCGGCGCGGGAGGATCGATCCCCACCGGACGCTGCGGCGCAGCCTCCAGACCGGCGGTGTGCCGTTCCAGCCGGCGCGGCGGGCGCGGCGGCGCGACAAGCCGCGCCTGATGATCCTGTGCGACGTGTCGGACTCGGTCCGCGTCGCCGCGCGGTTCATGCTCGAGTTCGTCTGCGCGGCGCAGGAGCTCTTCGACCGGACGCGATCGTTCGTCTTCGTGAGCGAGCTCGCCGAGACGACCGAGCTCTTCGAGGCGTTGCCGGCGGGCTCGGCGCTCGATCGGATCCAGCGCGGCGAGGTGGTGAGCCGGGCGCACAACTCGAATTACGGGCGCGCCCTGCTGGCCTTCGAGGAGCGACACGGGCGTGACGTGGACCGGCGGGTGACCCTCGTGATCCTGGGCGACGGGCGCACGAACTACTTCGCGGACGAGGCGGAGGTCGTGAGGAGGCTGCGCGACAGGGCGCGGGCGCTCCTGTGGCTCTGCCCCGAGGGGCCGGGCGCCTGGGGGACGGGAGACAGCGCGATGCCGCGCTACGCCGCCGCGTCGACGAAGGTGCTGGTCGCCCGGACCGCGCGGGAGCTCGAATCGGCGGCGCGGGAGGTGGTCGCCCGGCGCGCTTAG
- a CDS encoding S8 family serine peptidase, with protein sequence MLARRSPLSIALLGLALAAGEARADVPAPAVARLLSSRLGRHPFADPRGRIPVMVPLPAGADARALGLLPVAPGLGTIRLAPGDVGAFSAAHPQLRLLTGPPRQPLLDRSKGWIRVEPYRKVTGADGKGVVVGVVDTGLDVTHPDFRDKDGKTRIRWMLQAGSPKGLHAALEHTYGCDDPDQSACAIFSDADIDAMLAKSMPGILRDIAGHGTHVASIAAGNGGPMVSERPRYVGVAPSATLIIAAPARPGEGFDDPDILKAVQFIFDRAEELNMPAVVNLSVGSDFGPHDGTSPLEAGLAAMVGSAHPGRAIVVAAGNSGALYEIDGEGSLGIHTEAHVSAHAETRVPIRTPSAERGEGYVWITFRPGDEVSVGLEGPGGEAWIGLVEPGDDAGYTGDDGETTGAVINRVANGKSPITSATNSAVVAFSGAWKAGEFAIRLRGQGDAQLWVTGLGDVSPSHDLGLLFPRAMKQGTINVPASHPGLLAVGCTINRVRWQPLGSSTSVRLTSLDGVDIEEDSACYFSAAGPTPFGVAKPEISAPGGLVAAAMASGVDPRTHPGGLFDTPGCPGDEPCFVVDDYHAIASGSSMAAPQVAGAIALLFQVNPNLTQAEVTEALQAGARYPRGAVPLDAQLGPGVLDLEGARLALEAAETGGNEPALDKSWYVLSSTYARPDPSWPVWGTIELRRPDGAPVRGVDGKLTVAVRGGAMHTPLREVRRGLWQFAVAAPRGSGGETLAIDVLYGGASLGARELPVGSDVWMANGELEATSGACTWAAVGPDRTPPSSRAAWGLASALVAASAARRRRRG encoded by the coding sequence GTGCTCGCCCGCAGGTCTCCGCTCTCCATCGCGCTGCTCGGCCTCGCCCTCGCGGCCGGTGAAGCGCGCGCCGACGTCCCGGCCCCGGCGGTGGCGCGCCTGCTCAGCTCGCGCCTGGGTCGGCACCCGTTCGCCGATCCGCGCGGGCGCATCCCGGTGATGGTGCCGCTGCCCGCCGGCGCCGACGCACGAGCGCTCGGGCTGCTCCCGGTCGCGCCGGGCCTCGGGACCATCCGGCTCGCGCCCGGCGACGTCGGCGCCTTCTCCGCCGCGCACCCGCAGCTCAGGCTGCTCACAGGACCGCCGCGGCAGCCCCTGCTGGATCGGTCCAAGGGGTGGATCCGCGTCGAGCCGTACAGGAAGGTCACCGGCGCGGACGGCAAGGGGGTGGTCGTCGGCGTCGTCGACACCGGACTCGACGTGACCCACCCGGATTTTCGAGACAAGGACGGCAAGACACGGATCCGATGGATGCTGCAGGCCGGAAGCCCGAAGGGGCTGCACGCGGCGCTCGAGCACACGTACGGGTGCGATGATCCGGACCAGTCGGCGTGCGCGATCTTCTCCGACGCCGACATCGACGCGATGCTCGCGAAGAGCATGCCCGGCATTCTCCGCGATATCGCGGGGCACGGCACGCACGTGGCCTCCATCGCTGCAGGCAACGGCGGGCCGATGGTCTCGGAGCGGCCGCGGTATGTCGGCGTGGCGCCCTCCGCGACGCTGATCATCGCCGCGCCTGCGCGGCCGGGCGAGGGCTTCGACGATCCGGACATCCTCAAGGCGGTGCAGTTCATCTTCGACCGCGCCGAGGAGCTGAACATGCCGGCGGTCGTCAACCTGAGCGTCGGGAGCGATTTCGGGCCCCACGACGGGACGAGCCCGCTCGAGGCGGGGCTCGCAGCGATGGTCGGCAGCGCTCATCCGGGGCGGGCGATCGTCGTCGCCGCCGGCAACAGCGGCGCGCTGTACGAGATCGACGGCGAAGGATCGCTCGGGATCCACACCGAGGCCCACGTGTCGGCGCACGCCGAGACGCGCGTGCCTATCCGCACGCCGAGCGCGGAGCGCGGCGAAGGATACGTCTGGATCACCTTCCGGCCCGGGGACGAGGTGTCGGTCGGCCTCGAGGGGCCAGGCGGCGAGGCGTGGATCGGCCTGGTCGAGCCCGGAGACGACGCCGGTTACACCGGCGACGACGGCGAGACGACCGGCGCCGTCATCAACCGGGTCGCGAACGGGAAGTCGCCCATCACCTCAGCGACGAACAGCGCCGTCGTGGCCTTCAGCGGGGCGTGGAAGGCGGGCGAGTTCGCGATCCGCCTGCGAGGCCAAGGGGACGCGCAGCTCTGGGTGACGGGGCTCGGCGACGTCTCGCCGTCGCACGATCTCGGGCTCCTGTTCCCGCGCGCCATGAAGCAAGGGACGATCAACGTGCCCGCGAGCCACCCTGGGCTGCTCGCCGTGGGATGCACCATCAACCGCGTCCGCTGGCAGCCGCTGGGGAGCTCCACGAGCGTGCGCCTCACGAGCCTCGACGGCGTGGACATCGAAGAGGACAGCGCCTGCTACTTCAGCGCGGCTGGTCCCACGCCGTTCGGCGTGGCCAAGCCGGAGATCAGCGCGCCCGGCGGCCTGGTCGCGGCCGCCATGGCCAGCGGCGTCGACCCGCGCACCCATCCCGGAGGGCTGTTCGATACGCCCGGGTGCCCCGGCGACGAGCCTTGCTTCGTCGTCGATGATTACCACGCGATCGCGTCAGGGTCGTCCATGGCGGCGCCGCAGGTCGCAGGGGCGATCGCGCTCCTCTTCCAGGTCAACCCGAACCTGACCCAGGCGGAGGTCACGGAGGCGCTCCAGGCGGGCGCGCGGTATCCGAGGGGCGCCGTGCCGCTCGACGCGCAGCTCGGTCCCGGCGTGCTCGATCTCGAAGGCGCGCGCCTCGCGCTCGAGGCCGCCGAGACGGGCGGCAACGAGCCGGCGCTCGACAAGAGCTGGTACGTCCTGTCGAGCACCTACGCGAGGCCCGACCCGTCGTGGCCGGTCTGGGGGACGATAGAGCTGCGGCGCCCTGACGGAGCCCCGGTGAGGGGCGTCGATGGGAAGCTCACGGTCGCCGTCCGCGGCGGGGCGATGCACACGCCGCTCCGGGAGGTGCGCCGCGGGCTGTGGCAGTTCGCGGTTGCCGCGCCGCGCGGCTCGGGCGGGGAGACGCTGGCCATCGACGTCCTCTACGGCGGCGCCTCGCTCGGCGCGCGCGAGCTCCCGGTCGGGAGCGACGTCTGGATGGCGAACGGAGAGCTCGAGGCGACCAGCGGCGCGTGCACCTGGGCCGCGGTTGGCCCGGACCGCACGCCGCCGTCGAGCCGCGCCGCCTGGGGCCTCGCGAGCGCCCTCGTGGCGGCGTCGGCGGCGCGCCGGCGGCGCCGCGGCTGA
- a CDS encoding biosynthetic peptidoglycan transglycosylase — protein MRYQAERAADGYGASLSIDQVRPTWSGVSLKGVDVHLRGAPSISIRLDEVAVALGVSGRRVTMRGGTVSAVGPREGILHELETWRAGQPAGRSSTATSEGGGSTELEGLRLVWTDRADSPGESLSADNVHLSREGGRTSIAAREAILSLGRAAFSVRHGRLVLAREQGRYQVSELSADAIDANVALPEVTPEPQVVPEQSGRTQPAQLTRTDELSGGVEAARNRGAAVREALLRAAQGIDLALGKDAKVDVAGVTARLQRDADHLNLGPGHLAVRREAGSLVVELSPGEAAIATAGADAQQALTFRLRVPISDAKETPQEIVADVQGGPIWLSTLGVHEGDMGLFDVARTSIVSRARVVLSADGQTLGIDGEGRLKNLSLRSAALADEPIAGLDLAWRAKANAKLDGSKLVAEDAEVDLGALRLIARGEYEHAGNSHRVRGNFEVPLTACQSMLDSVPKGIVAKLHGMRLAGSFGIEGKLRFDTANLDRNFLLDWGISNTCRVTEMPPELSVDRFKRAFRRLVYGPGGKRVEIESGPGTPEWVSYEDISRFMEVAVLTTEDGAFHRHHGFDEEAIKNSIRENLRKRRFVRGASTVSMQLAKNLYLERTKSVARKLQETLLTMYLEQELTKEQIMELYLNAVEFGPLVYGIGAAARHYFNASAAQLSLGQALYIASILPNPSVQHFDANGEVTPAWSGYLRKLMQIAHRRQRISDEELEKGLQEVVVRGSPAPHLAPRQIGEDGGEAGEERSGEDEGGAWAAP, from the coding sequence GTGCGCTATCAGGCCGAGCGGGCGGCTGATGGGTACGGGGCATCGCTGTCGATCGACCAGGTCCGGCCCACCTGGAGCGGCGTCTCCCTGAAGGGGGTGGACGTCCACCTGCGCGGGGCTCCGAGCATCTCCATCCGGCTGGATGAGGTCGCCGTCGCGCTGGGCGTCTCGGGACGACGCGTGACGATGCGCGGGGGAACTGTCTCCGCTGTTGGCCCGCGGGAGGGCATCCTCCACGAGCTGGAGACCTGGCGGGCGGGGCAGCCGGCAGGACGTTCCAGCACCGCGACGAGCGAGGGGGGCGGCAGCACCGAGCTGGAGGGCTTGCGGCTCGTCTGGACCGATCGGGCCGATTCACCCGGGGAGAGCCTGTCGGCCGACAACGTGCACCTGTCGCGCGAGGGAGGGCGGACGTCCATCGCTGCGCGCGAAGCGATCCTGTCCCTGGGACGCGCCGCCTTCTCGGTCCGGCACGGCCGCCTGGTGCTTGCCCGGGAGCAGGGACGGTACCAGGTGAGCGAGCTCTCGGCCGACGCCATCGACGCGAACGTGGCCCTCCCGGAGGTGACCCCTGAACCTCAGGTCGTGCCTGAGCAGAGCGGGCGCACCCAGCCGGCACAGCTGACGAGGACAGACGAGCTCAGCGGCGGGGTCGAGGCGGCGCGGAATCGAGGGGCTGCGGTTCGAGAAGCCCTCCTGCGGGCGGCGCAGGGCATCGATCTGGCGCTCGGCAAGGACGCCAAGGTCGACGTCGCGGGCGTCACCGCGCGCCTCCAGCGCGACGCCGATCATCTCAACCTGGGACCGGGCCACCTCGCCGTGCGGCGCGAGGCAGGCTCGCTCGTGGTGGAGCTCTCGCCTGGAGAGGCCGCGATCGCGACCGCCGGCGCCGACGCCCAGCAGGCGCTCACCTTTCGCCTTCGCGTGCCGATCAGCGACGCCAAGGAGACCCCACAGGAGATCGTCGCCGACGTGCAGGGCGGACCCATCTGGCTCTCCACCCTCGGCGTCCATGAAGGGGACATGGGCCTGTTCGATGTGGCGCGGACGTCGATCGTCAGCCGAGCGCGGGTCGTCCTCTCTGCCGACGGCCAGACGCTTGGCATCGACGGCGAAGGAAGGCTGAAAAACCTCTCCCTGCGGAGCGCGGCCCTCGCAGACGAGCCCATCGCTGGCCTCGACCTGGCATGGCGAGCGAAGGCGAACGCAAAGCTCGACGGGTCCAAGCTCGTCGCCGAGGACGCCGAGGTCGACCTCGGTGCACTGAGGCTGATCGCGCGCGGCGAATACGAGCACGCCGGAAACTCACACCGGGTCCGCGGCAACTTCGAGGTGCCTCTCACGGCTTGCCAGTCGATGCTGGATTCGGTGCCCAAAGGCATCGTGGCGAAGCTCCACGGCATGAGGCTCGCCGGCTCGTTCGGCATCGAAGGGAAGCTCCGGTTCGATACCGCGAACCTCGACCGGAATTTTTTGCTTGACTGGGGTATCTCCAACACCTGCCGCGTGACCGAGATGCCACCGGAGCTCAGCGTCGATCGCTTCAAGCGCGCGTTCCGGCGCCTGGTCTACGGGCCCGGCGGCAAGCGCGTCGAAATCGAGTCCGGGCCAGGGACCCCCGAGTGGGTCTCCTACGAAGACATCTCCCGCTTCATGGAGGTCGCCGTGCTGACCACGGAGGACGGCGCCTTCCACCGGCACCACGGGTTCGACGAGGAAGCCATCAAGAACTCGATCCGCGAGAACCTCCGGAAGAGGCGGTTCGTGCGGGGGGCGAGCACCGTCAGCATGCAGCTCGCCAAGAACCTCTACCTCGAGCGGACCAAGAGCGTGGCGCGCAAGCTCCAGGAAACCTTGCTCACCATGTACCTCGAGCAGGAGCTCACCAAGGAGCAGATCATGGAGCTCTACCTGAACGCGGTGGAGTTCGGGCCGCTGGTCTACGGCATCGGCGCTGCCGCGCGGCACTACTTCAATGCGTCGGCGGCGCAGCTCTCCCTCGGACAGGCGCTGTACATCGCGTCGATCCTGCCAAACCCGAGCGTGCAGCACTTCGACGCGAACGGCGAGGTGACGCCTGCGTGGAGCGGGTACCTGCGCAAGCTCATGCAGATCGCGCACAGGCGCCAGCGGATCTCCGACGAGGAGCTGGAGAAGGGGCTCCAGGAGGTCGTGGTGCGAGGCTCCCCTGCGCCGCATCTGGCGCCCCGTCAGATCGGTGAGGACGGCGGTGAAGCCGGCGAGGAGAGATCGGGAGAGGACGAGGGCGGCGCCTGGGCGGCGCCTTAA
- a CDS encoding acyl-CoA carboxylase subunit beta encodes MSLDQKLRDLTARIEKGGAQKYHDKNAEQGKLFARQRVALLVDEGSFIEDAALANALDPELPADGVITGTGTVGGRPVCVMANDSTVKAGSWGRRTVEKILRVQETARRLRCPLLYLVDSAGARITDQIEMFPGRRGAGRIFYNQVELSGLVPQICLLFGPSAAGGAYIPAFCDVVCMVESNASMYLGSPRMAEMVIGEKVTLEELGGARMHCSVSGCGDVLVKTEEEAIAFAKRYLALMPQSSAEAAPRVEPRPEKPGQRPLEDVIPADENKPFDIMAVIDAIIDEGSFVEIKKLYAREIVTGLARVEGRAVGIVANQPKYKGGVLFVDSADKAARFIWLCDAFNIPLLYLADVPGFMIGTVVERQGIIRAGAKMIAAVSEASVPKLSVVVRKAYGAGLYAMCGPAFAPDECVALPSASIAVMGPSAAVNAVYFNKIQAIPAGPEREALVQKLRDEYRADVDLEKLASELVIDAIIPTANLRREVARRFERYAGKVEERPRKKHLVPPV; translated from the coding sequence ATGTCGCTCGATCAGAAGCTGCGGGATCTCACGGCGCGCATCGAGAAGGGAGGCGCGCAGAAGTACCACGACAAGAACGCGGAACAGGGCAAGCTGTTCGCGCGGCAACGCGTCGCGCTGCTCGTCGATGAAGGAAGCTTCATCGAGGACGCGGCGCTCGCCAACGCGCTGGATCCCGAGCTGCCGGCCGACGGCGTCATCACGGGCACCGGGACGGTGGGCGGGCGCCCCGTGTGCGTGATGGCGAACGACTCGACGGTGAAGGCCGGCTCGTGGGGGCGCCGCACCGTCGAGAAGATCCTGCGCGTTCAGGAGACAGCGCGGCGCCTCCGGTGCCCGCTGCTCTACCTCGTCGACTCCGCGGGGGCGCGCATCACCGACCAGATCGAGATGTTCCCCGGGCGGCGCGGCGCGGGGCGGATCTTCTACAACCAGGTCGAGCTGAGCGGCCTCGTCCCGCAGATCTGCCTGCTGTTCGGCCCGTCGGCGGCGGGGGGCGCCTATATCCCGGCGTTCTGCGACGTCGTGTGCATGGTCGAGAGCAACGCGAGCATGTACCTGGGCTCTCCGCGGATGGCGGAGATGGTGATCGGCGAGAAGGTCACGCTCGAAGAGCTCGGCGGGGCGCGCATGCACTGCTCGGTCTCGGGGTGCGGCGACGTCCTCGTGAAGACCGAGGAGGAGGCGATCGCCTTCGCGAAGCGCTACCTCGCGCTGATGCCGCAGAGCTCCGCCGAGGCCGCGCCCCGCGTCGAGCCGAGGCCGGAGAAGCCAGGGCAGCGGCCGCTCGAGGACGTGATCCCCGCCGACGAGAACAAGCCGTTCGACATCATGGCCGTGATCGACGCGATCATCGACGAGGGCAGCTTCGTCGAGATCAAGAAGCTCTACGCGCGAGAGATCGTCACGGGGCTCGCGCGCGTCGAGGGACGAGCGGTCGGCATCGTCGCGAACCAGCCGAAATACAAGGGCGGCGTGCTGTTCGTGGACTCGGCCGACAAGGCGGCGCGGTTCATCTGGCTGTGCGACGCGTTCAACATCCCGCTCCTGTACCTCGCCGACGTGCCCGGCTTCATGATCGGGACCGTCGTCGAGAGGCAGGGGATCATCCGGGCCGGGGCGAAGATGATCGCCGCCGTGAGCGAGGCGAGCGTGCCGAAGCTGTCCGTCGTCGTGCGCAAGGCGTACGGCGCCGGGCTCTACGCGATGTGCGGGCCGGCGTTTGCGCCCGACGAGTGCGTCGCCCTCCCCTCGGCCTCGATCGCGGTGATGGGGCCGAGCGCCGCGGTGAACGCCGTCTACTTCAACAAGATCCAGGCGATCCCGGCGGGGCCCGAGCGCGAGGCGCTCGTCCAGAAGCTGCGCGACGAGTACCGGGCCGACGTCGACCTGGAGAAGCTCGCGAGCGAGCTCGTGATCGACGCGATCATCCCGACGGCGAACCTCCGCCGCGAGGTGGCGCGCCGCTTCGAGCGGTACGCCGGCAAGGTCGAGGAGAGGCCGCGCAAGAAGCACCTCGTGCCGCCGGTGTGA